The following are encoded in a window of Flavobacterium psychrotrophum genomic DNA:
- the mutY gene encoding A/G-specific adenine glycosylase has protein sequence MQHRRQLPWRETTHPYPIWLSEIMLQQTRVAQGLPYFLKFMEAFPTVADMANAPEEKVLHLWQGLGYYSRARNLHATAKEVTFNMNGKFPKSFSGLLKLKGVGDYTAAAIASIAYGEAVPVVDGNVYRVLSRVFGIETDISSSGAKKEFTALAASLLPPGQASNFNQAMMEFGALQCVPKNPDCTICIFNQTCVAYNTGRVNQLPVKLKKQKVTDRFFNYLIIKDANGRTLVNRRGDKGIWHGLYEFPLLETPAALSKEETVVLIQSFKNLGFTPKNISIINTEPVIHKLSHQKQHIWFWEVITDTELPEAVEKEHLKTIPLPIVLHNFATEYWP, from the coding sequence TTGCAACACAGGAGACAACTCCCGTGGCGCGAAACCACGCACCCCTACCCCATTTGGCTATCAGAAATTATGCTTCAGCAAACGCGTGTAGCACAGGGGCTTCCGTACTTTTTAAAATTCATGGAGGCATTTCCAACCGTAGCCGATATGGCCAATGCACCCGAAGAAAAGGTACTCCACCTGTGGCAGGGCCTGGGCTATTACAGCCGTGCCCGCAACCTGCATGCCACCGCAAAAGAAGTAACTTTTAACATGAATGGAAAGTTCCCGAAAAGCTTTTCGGGACTGTTAAAATTAAAAGGCGTGGGCGATTATACCGCCGCTGCAATAGCTTCTATAGCCTATGGCGAGGCTGTACCCGTGGTAGATGGCAACGTATACCGGGTATTATCGCGCGTGTTTGGTATCGAGACAGACATATCTTCATCGGGTGCTAAAAAAGAATTCACTGCACTGGCGGCATCGCTCCTGCCACCGGGGCAGGCATCAAACTTTAACCAGGCCATGATGGAGTTTGGCGCGTTGCAATGTGTGCCTAAAAATCCTGACTGTACTATTTGTATTTTTAACCAGACCTGCGTAGCCTACAATACCGGGCGGGTAAACCAGCTGCCCGTAAAGCTGAAGAAGCAAAAGGTTACAGACCGCTTTTTTAACTACCTTATTATAAAGGATGCAAACGGACGCACCCTGGTAAACCGCCGTGGCGACAAAGGCATATGGCACGGACTGTACGAATTTCCGTTACTGGAAACCCCTGCCGCACTAAGCAAGGAAGAAACTGTAGTATTAATACAAAGTTTTAAAAACCTTGGCTTTACTCCAAAAAACATCAGCATTATTAACACTGAGCCGGTTATACACAAACTTTCGCATCAAAAGCAACACATCTGGTTTTGGGAAGTTATTACTGATACCGAATTACCCGAAGCCGTTGAAAAAGAGCACTTAAAAACAATTCCACTACCTATTGTATTGCATAATTTCGCTACCGAATATTGGCCATAA
- a CDS encoding heavy-metal-associated domain-containing protein yields MNFAKKLSLLAVAALVFASCKDTAKDGNIETNDQTVTDSSQIKETAATETTSFKIDGMTCPMGCAKTIETKLGGMEGVKDAKVDFDSKMATISFDPAKQTPESFVKTVEKIADGAYKVSDVKSSGDKAFFDAKAFGDKDKDKDKKKKAAKKEAKEAKAEGKKAKEGCTTEAKKGGCCAAGADAKKSCHGEKGGSM; encoded by the coding sequence ATGAATTTTGCAAAAAAACTTTCGCTTTTGGCTGTAGCCGCACTTGTGTTTGCAAGCTGTAAAGACACTGCTAAAGATGGTAATATAGAAACGAACGACCAAACGGTTACAGATAGTTCGCAGATAAAAGAAACCGCTGCTACCGAAACGACAAGCTTTAAGATAGATGGTATGACCTGCCCAATGGGTTGTGCTAAGACTATCGAAACAAAACTTGGCGGTATGGAAGGTGTTAAAGACGCAAAAGTTGATTTTGACAGCAAAATGGCTACTATATCTTTTGATCCTGCAAAACAAACACCTGAGAGCTTTGTAAAGACAGTAGAGAAAATTGCAGATGGCGCTTATAAAGTATCTGACGTAAAATCATCTGGCGATAAAGCATTTTTTGATGCTAAAGCTTTTGGTGATAAAGACAAGGACAAAGACAAAAAGAAAAAAGCTGCTAAAAAAGAGGCTAAAGAAGCAAAAGCAGAGGGTAAAAAAGCAAAAGAAGGCTGCACAACCGAAGCTAAAAAAGGTGGATGCTGCGCTGCCGGTGCTGATGCTAAAAAATCGTGCCACGGCGAAAAAGGCGGTAGCATGTAA
- a CDS encoding sensor histidine kinase: MQITDKRTLTRWIIIIASFALVLFIVWNTYYLFQIFKKEEHAKMQLWANATEAIGSPTEDKALLTLLDITESNTTIPIILTNSEGKIKKARNVDEHIIRNDTVIDHEAAYKLLEELKASDNKLTVVEGEVMYGYYGNSTLLNVLKYYPLALGLIILLFGAVVYNFYRATKAGAQNRLWAGMAKETAHQIGTPLSSLLGWIEIMRADDVDATTVAEVEKDVMRLQTIADRFSKIGSEPILEKLDVVSETERSFQYLKSRASRQVAFTFSAPNHAIPVMLNPELHSWTIENLVKNAIDAMKGKGTLDVHIEERERYVRIKVTDSGKGIPKTQFRKVFEPGFTTKRRGWGLGLSLTKRIVVEYHKGRIKVAQSEIGKGTTMQINLDKA; encoded by the coding sequence ATGCAGATTACCGACAAGAGGACGCTTACCCGCTGGATTATTATTATAGCATCTTTTGCCCTTGTGCTTTTTATAGTCTGGAACACGTATTATCTTTTCCAGATATTTAAAAAAGAAGAGCATGCTAAAATGCAACTTTGGGCAAATGCCACAGAGGCGATAGGAAGCCCTACGGAAGATAAAGCCCTGCTTACCCTTCTTGATATTACAGAAAGCAACACTACAATACCCATTATACTTACTAACAGCGAGGGCAAAATAAAAAAAGCCCGCAATGTAGATGAACACATTATAAGAAATGACACTGTTATAGACCACGAAGCCGCCTATAAGTTACTGGAAGAACTTAAGGCTTCAGACAACAAACTTACCGTTGTAGAGGGAGAAGTTATGTATGGTTATTATGGCAACTCTACACTACTTAATGTGCTTAAATATTATCCTCTTGCACTGGGGCTTATTATTTTATTATTTGGCGCGGTGGTGTATAACTTTTACCGGGCTACCAAGGCAGGAGCCCAAAACCGCCTTTGGGCAGGTATGGCAAAAGAAACCGCACACCAGATAGGCACACCACTATCTTCTTTACTGGGGTGGATAGAAATTATGCGTGCCGATGATGTAGATGCAACCACCGTAGCAGAGGTTGAAAAAGATGTAATGCGCCTACAAACCATTGCAGACCGTTTTAGCAAGATAGGCAGCGAACCCATTTTAGAAAAGCTTGATGTAGTAAGCGAAACAGAACGTTCGTTCCAGTACCTTAAGTCGCGTGCAAGCCGCCAGGTAGCATTTACCTTTAGTGCGCCAAACCATGCCATACCCGTAATGCTAAACCCCGAACTGCACAGCTGGACGATAGAAAACCTTGTTAAAAATGCCATAGATGCCATGAAAGGTAAAGGCACCCTGGATGTACACATAGAGGAGCGCGAACGCTATGTGCGCATAAAAGTAACCGATAGTGGCAAGGGGATACCAAAAACACAGTTCCGCAAGGTGTTTGAACCGGGTTTTACTACTAAAAGGCGTGGCTGGGGACTTGGACTTTCGCTAACCAAACGTATTGTGGTTGAATATCATAAAGGGCGCATTAAGGTAGCCCAAAGCGAAATAGGAAAAGGTACTACCATGCAAATCAATCTTGATAAGGCTTAG
- a CDS encoding single-stranded DNA-binding protein — MNGTLNKVMLIGHLGDDVKLHYFEGGNCIGRFPLATNEVYINKQTNERITSTEWHNLVVRNKAAEICEKYLSKGDKIYIEGRIKSRQWQGEDGTTKYTTEIQVTEFTFLTTKKEYDPGKAPAPVAEPARPAYEVPNMPANDDLPF, encoded by the coding sequence ATGAACGGAACGTTAAATAAAGTGATGCTTATAGGACATCTGGGCGACGATGTAAAGCTGCACTATTTTGAGGGCGGCAACTGCATAGGCCGGTTTCCGCTTGCTACTAATGAGGTATATATAAACAAGCAAACCAACGAGCGCATAACAAGTACCGAATGGCATAATCTGGTGGTGCGCAATAAGGCCGCCGAAATCTGTGAAAAATACCTGAGCAAGGGCGATAAGATATATATAGAAGGCCGCATAAAATCGCGACAGTGGCAGGGAGAAGACGGCACCACAAAATATACTACCGAAATACAGGTGACCGAATTTACATTCCTTACCACTAAAAAAGAATATGACCCCGGCAAGGCACCTGCCCCTGTGGCAGAGCCTGCACGCCCTGCTTATGAAGTACCTAATATGCCTGCTAATGACGACCTGCCGTTTTAA
- a CDS encoding HU family DNA-binding protein has product MNLEKMTKADIVAKISEKLGLEKGDVQATVESFMEEVKTSLETGDNVYLRGFGSFIIKTRAEKTGRNISKNTTIKIPAHNIPAFKPAKIFVDGVKTNTEVK; this is encoded by the coding sequence ATAAATTTAGAAAAAATGACGAAAGCAGACATCGTAGCGAAAATTTCGGAAAAACTTGGACTTGAAAAAGGAGATGTGCAAGCAACAGTTGAGTCTTTTATGGAAGAAGTAAAGACGTCACTGGAAACCGGAGATAACGTATACCTAAGAGGTTTCGGAAGTTTTATCATTAAAACACGTGCTGAGAAAACAGGTAGGAATATTTCAAAAAATACTACCATCAAAATACCTGCCCACAATATCCCTGCATTCAAACCTGCTAAGATATTTGTAGACGGCGTTAAAACGAATACAGAAGTAAAATAA
- a CDS encoding DUF3127 domain-containing protein: protein MEVLGRIRMIDETKAFGANGFRKRELVITTDEQYPQHIMIEFTQDKCDLLNTYQVGEPVKVSINLRGREWVNPQGETKYFNSIQGWRIEKASDAPQQGYGAPQQGYGQPQQGYGQPQQGYGQPQQGYGQPQQGNYGQQPQQGNYGQQPQQGGGYGQPQQGFNQQPPAARDAFEPATNYKEEEHDDLPF from the coding sequence ATGGAAGTTTTAGGAAGGATCAGGATGATTGACGAAACCAAAGCCTTTGGTGCTAACGGTTTCAGGAAGAGGGAATTGGTAATTACTACCGATGAGCAGTACCCGCAACACATTATGATAGAGTTTACACAGGACAAATGCGACCTGTTAAATACCTATCAGGTGGGCGAGCCGGTAAAGGTTTCTATAAACCTTAGGGGCCGCGAGTGGGTAAACCCACAGGGCGAAACAAAGTACTTTAACAGCATACAGGGCTGGAGGATAGAAAAAGCATCTGATGCGCCGCAACAGGGCTATGGTGCTCCACAACAAGGCTACGGGCAACCACAGCAGGGTTATGGTCAGCCACAACAGGGCTACGGGCAGCCGCAGCAAGGTTATGGTCAGCCACAACAAGGTAACTACGGGCAACAGCCACAGCAGGGTAACTATGGTCAACAGCCTCAGCAAGGCGGCGGATATGGTCAGCCACAACAAGGCTTTAACCAGCAGCCACCTGCCGCACGCGATGCTTTTGAGCCGGCTACAAACTATAAGGAAGAGGAGCACGACGACCTTCCGTTCTAG
- the gldD gene encoding gliding motility lipoprotein GldD: MTRKHKFLGLIVLPLAVLFTGCGEDPKPKPESFLRLDYTLGDYTHFESDCPYTFDYNTFSRIKSKGNCNFIVEYPKMKATIYLTYKPVQNNLDLLLRDAEKLTYEHVIKADEIDTRPFINRESKVYGMFSQVGGDAATNAQFYATDSTRHFLTGSMYFYAKPNFDSIMPAAAYIKEDMQNLMESLRWKN, from the coding sequence ATGACAAGGAAGCATAAATTTTTAGGTTTGATCGTATTACCGCTTGCGGTACTTTTTACCGGTTGTGGCGAAGACCCAAAACCAAAGCCTGAATCTTTTTTAAGGCTCGACTACACACTGGGCGATTATACGCACTTTGAATCAGACTGCCCATACACCTTTGATTACAACACTTTTTCGAGGATAAAGAGTAAAGGCAACTGCAATTTTATTGTAGAATACCCTAAAATGAAGGCCACAATATACCTTACTTACAAGCCGGTACAAAACAACCTGGACCTGCTGCTGCGCGATGCCGAAAAACTAACCTATGAGCACGTTATTAAGGCCGATGAAATAGATACACGCCCGTTTATAAACAGGGAATCTAAAGTATATGGCATGTTCTCTCAGGTAGGCGGCGATGCGGCTACCAATGCCCAGTTTTATGCTACCGACAGTACACGCCACTTTCTTACCGGATCGATGTACTTTTATGCCAAGCCAAATTTTGATTCTATAATGCCTGCCGCTGCCTATATTAAAGAAGATATGCAAAACCTTATGGAATCGTTGCGCTGGAAGAACTAA
- a CDS encoding lipocalin family protein, whose protein sequence is MKKLLDLTMAAILLVSCSDDDSSSSVSAEKLIGKWYPTTTQIKGLKAEPYENDCATAKDYTEFKANGVGTDVYYDTDCDSNSDNITYTLTGKKITINFDEEFTLTGTIQ, encoded by the coding sequence ATGAAAAAATTATTAGACCTTACTATGGCTGCGATTCTTCTTGTCTCTTGTTCTGATGACGATTCTTCATCTTCTGTAAGTGCAGAAAAACTTATTGGAAAATGGTACCCTACTACTACTCAAATTAAGGGACTAAAGGCAGAGCCCTATGAGAATGACTGTGCGACAGCTAAAGATTATACCGAATTTAAAGCAAACGGCGTAGGTACAGATGTGTATTATGACACGGATTGTGATTCTAATTCAGACAATATTACCTATACCCTTACAGGTAAGAAGATTACCATTAACTTTGACGAAGAGTTTACTTTAACGGGTACTATTCAGTAA
- a CDS encoding flavin reductase family protein: MLTIDPKEVTTPKLHGYLQSAVGPRPIALASTVDRNGVPNLSPFSFFNIFSSNPPILIFSPSRRVRDNTVKHTLLNAELNREVVINVVSYGMVEQTSLSSTEYEAGVNEFEKAGFNMIPSDMVKPPRVQQAPVQFECRVNDIIAMGDKGGAGNLILCEVLKMHIDESILDENGNIDQYKIDLVSRLGGNWYSRSREGLFEVEKPLTTLGIGVDAIPEFIKNSTVFDGNDMGKLGNTENLPTPEEIDIFVKDSFEAKALLSADDEGKRLLRAKEYLDNNEVATAWKLLLAKK; the protein is encoded by the coding sequence ATGCTTACCATAGACCCTAAGGAAGTAACTACGCCAAAACTGCACGGTTACCTGCAAAGCGCCGTGGGCCCCAGGCCAATAGCGCTGGCAAGCACGGTAGACCGCAATGGTGTGCCTAACCTGTCTCCGTTCAGCTTTTTTAATATATTCAGTTCAAATCCGCCCATACTTATTTTTTCGCCATCGCGCAGGGTAAGGGACAATACGGTAAAACACACACTGCTAAATGCCGAGCTTAACCGCGAGGTGGTAATTAATGTTGTGAGCTATGGTATGGTAGAGCAAACATCGCTTAGCAGTACAGAATATGAAGCGGGAGTAAACGAGTTTGAAAAAGCCGGCTTTAACATGATACCCAGCGATATGGTAAAACCGCCACGTGTACAACAGGCTCCGGTACAGTTTGAGTGCCGTGTAAACGATATTATTGCCATGGGCGATAAAGGCGGGGCAGGCAACCTGATTTTGTGCGAAGTGCTTAAAATGCACATTGATGAAAGTATATTAGATGAAAATGGCAATATAGACCAGTATAAGATAGACCTGGTTTCAAGGCTGGGTGGCAACTGGTATTCGCGTTCGCGCGAAGGGCTGTTTGAGGTAGAAAAGCCTCTTACCACATTAGGTATAGGTGTAGATGCTATTCCTGAATTTATAAAAAACAGCACGGTTTTTGACGGTAATGATATGGGTAAACTGGGTAATACCGAAAATTTGCCCACACCCGAAGAAATCGATATATTTGTAAAAGACAGCTTTGAGGCAAAAGCTCTTTTAAGCGCTGATGATGAGGGTAAAAGATTACTGCGCGCCAAAGAATACCTTGATAATAATGAGGTGGCCACTGCATGGAAACTGCTGCTGGCAAAAAAGTAG
- the greA gene encoding transcription elongation factor GreA: MSTVSYYTAEGLKKLREELDQLKSVERPKASAAIAEARDKGDLSENAEYDAAKEAQGLLELKIAKTEELVANARLIDETQLDLSKALVHSKVKIKNQANGMEMTYTLVAESEADLKAGKISVTSPIGRGLLGKSVGETAEITVPNGTLKFDVLELSRD; encoded by the coding sequence ATGAGTACAGTATCTTATTACACTGCAGAAGGGTTAAAAAAATTAAGGGAAGAGCTGGATCAGCTAAAAAGCGTAGAACGCCCAAAAGCCAGCGCGGCCATAGCCGAAGCCAGGGATAAGGGAGACCTTTCTGAAAACGCTGAGTATGACGCTGCCAAAGAAGCGCAGGGTTTGCTTGAGCTTAAAATTGCCAAGACAGAAGAGCTGGTGGCTAATGCCCGCCTTATAGATGAGACGCAGTTAGACCTGAGCAAAGCGCTTGTGCACAGTAAAGTAAAAATTAAGAACCAGGCCAATGGCATGGAAATGACCTATACGCTTGTAGCGGAAAGTGAAGCCGACCTTAAAGCCGGTAAAATATCGGTTACATCACCTATAGGTAGGGGGCTTTTAGGTAAATCAGTAGGCGAAACGGCCGAGATTACCGTGCCAAACGGTACCCTTAAGTTTGATGTTCTTGAACTGTCAAGAGACTAA
- a CDS encoding HIT family protein, with amino-acid sequence MSSIFTKIINGEIPAYKITEDDKYLAFLDVNPNAKGHTLCIPKQEVNKIFDMDEQDYLGLMQFSRKVAIALEKTVPCKRVGVAVVGLEVPHTHVHLIPLNTMDEMRFIDKVKLEKEEFEALAKAISDNL; translated from the coding sequence ATGAGCTCTATATTTACAAAAATTATAAATGGCGAAATCCCCGCTTATAAAATAACCGAGGACGATAAGTATCTTGCCTTTTTAGATGTAAACCCTAATGCTAAAGGGCATACGCTTTGCATACCTAAACAGGAAGTAAACAAGATATTTGATATGGACGAGCAGGATTACCTGGGCCTTATGCAATTTAGCCGCAAGGTAGCCATAGCGCTTGAGAAAACCGTTCCTTGCAAAAGGGTAGGTGTGGCTGTAGTAGGGTTAGAGGTACCTCATACACATGTGCACCTTATTCCGCTAAATACGATGGATGAAATGCGGTTTATAGATAAAGTAAAATTAGAAAAAGAAGAATTTGAGGCACTTGCAAAAGCAATAAGTGATAATTTGTAG
- a CDS encoding lipocalin family protein yields MKKLALLCLLTGFAACSDDSSSTSIDTNHLTGRKWYVDAYKYAGNTIPQPDDACSRDYLEFFTNGTVNFTEVYNCEDYTDYYTYDLDGNTITRTAENGTVSTGTIKQLTASRLVIENNTDIDEDGTPEAVQTIYTTN; encoded by the coding sequence ATGAAAAAACTTGCATTACTTTGCCTGCTTACAGGCTTTGCGGCCTGTAGTGATGACAGCAGCAGCACATCAATAGATACAAACCACCTTACAGGGCGTAAGTGGTATGTAGATGCCTATAAATATGCCGGAAATACCATACCACAACCGGATGATGCCTGCAGCCGGGATTACCTTGAATTTTTTACAAATGGCACTGTTAACTTTACAGAGGTTTACAACTGCGAAGATTATACAGACTACTATACGTATGACCTGGACGGAAATACAATAACGCGAACAGCTGAAAATGGTACGGTATCAACAGGTACTATAAAACAGCTTACAGCTTCAAGGCTGGTTATCGAAAATAATACTGATATTGATGAGGATGGTACCCCGGAGGCTGTACAGACAATTTATACCACCAACTAA
- the gldE gene encoding gliding motility-associated protein GldE, which produces MDDPGPTTLLSIDYNLVIGFTGIVILLFCSAFISGTEVALFSLTPDDLERINTKAPKKGTLINKLLERPKKLLATITVTNTFINIAIVVFFFRMNCFSAITLPGLRFAIEVVIITLLILLFGEVLPKVCATRNNRRFAKRVAYPLYILNRVLTPINVPMREFTLWLNKKFNVQQEGLDVDRLSQALELTDYGDANHEEQKILEGIVSFGAKDVKQIMTPRIDIFALDITETYTSIMPKIIETGFSRIPVYSESIDNIKGILYIKDLIPHIDKTNFEWQAIIREPYFIPESKKLDDLLREFQNIKNHLAVAVDEYSDTSGIITLEDILEEIVGDISDEFDDDDVTFSQIDSRVFLFDGKISLRDFYRATDVDEDIFEEAKGDADSLAGFLLEINGNFPEKGQKINFNGNIFTVESVDNRRIKQIKVTLHDKEA; this is translated from the coding sequence TTGGACGACCCCGGCCCCACGACCTTACTATCTATAGACTATAACCTGGTTATCGGTTTTACCGGAATTGTTATCCTGCTTTTTTGTTCTGCGTTTATATCGGGTACTGAGGTGGCACTTTTTTCGCTTACGCCAGATGACCTGGAACGCATCAACACAAAAGCACCAAAAAAGGGTACACTTATAAATAAGCTGCTCGAAAGGCCAAAAAAGCTACTGGCCACCATTACCGTTACCAATACGTTTATAAACATTGCCATAGTAGTATTTTTTTTTCGCATGAACTGCTTCTCAGCCATAACATTGCCAGGGCTGCGTTTTGCTATAGAAGTTGTTATAATAACGCTGCTTATATTACTGTTTGGCGAAGTATTGCCCAAAGTTTGCGCTACCCGGAACAACCGCCGCTTTGCAAAAAGGGTAGCTTACCCGCTTTATATACTTAATCGTGTGCTGACACCTATTAATGTACCCATGCGGGAATTTACGCTCTGGCTCAATAAAAAGTTTAACGTACAACAGGAAGGCCTAGATGTAGACCGCCTCTCACAGGCATTAGAACTTACAGATTATGGCGATGCCAACCATGAAGAACAAAAAATACTGGAAGGTATTGTAAGCTTTGGCGCTAAAGATGTAAAGCAGATAATGACGCCCCGTATTGATATTTTTGCGCTGGATATTACCGAAACATATACTTCGATAATGCCTAAGATCATAGAAACAGGATTTTCGCGCATACCGGTGTACAGCGAGAGCATAGACAACATAAAGGGTATACTATATATTAAGGACCTTATTCCGCATATCGACAAAACTAATTTTGAGTGGCAGGCCATTATACGCGAACCTTATTTTATACCCGAAAGTAAAAAACTGGACGACCTGCTTCGCGAATTCCAGAATATTAAAAACCACCTCGCCGTAGCGGTAGATGAATATAGCGACACATCCGGCATTATAACCCTGGAAGATATACTGGAGGAAATTGTGGGCGACATTAGCGATGAGTTTGACGATGACGATGTAACCTTTAGCCAGATTGATAGCCGTGTTTTTTTATTCGATGGCAAAATAAGCTTACGCGATTTTTACCGGGCGACGGATGTAGACGAAGATATTTTTGAGGAAGCCAAAGGCGATGCCGATAGCCTGGCGGGCTTTTTACTGGAGATAAACGGTAATTTTCCTGAAAAGGGGCAAAAAATTAATTTTAATGGCAATATCTTTACCGTCGAATCTGTTGATAACAGGAGAATAAAACAAATTAAGGTTACACTGCATGACAAGGAAGCATAA
- a CDS encoding Rieske (2Fe-2S) protein — MKKIIALLIALPLLACCSPESFRNNNKYLPGYNFSAPIDMSLPLYTDLMYTGNPVYIGTAGYGINGIIVMKTGNGYAAWEASCPNQELSDCSMLRIVGINAQCPCDDVEYSLFTGQATTPVEYGLKPYRVEIISNTYIRVYN; from the coding sequence ATGAAAAAAATAATTGCCCTTCTTATTGCCCTTCCTTTACTTGCCTGCTGTAGCCCTGAGTCTTTCAGGAATAATAACAAATATCTTCCCGGCTATAATTTTAGTGCTCCTATAGACATGTCATTACCACTGTACACCGACCTTATGTATACCGGAAACCCTGTTTACATAGGCACTGCCGGTTATGGCATAAACGGTATTATTGTAATGAAAACAGGAAATGGCTATGCAGCCTGGGAGGCCAGCTGCCCTAACCAGGAACTGAGTGACTGTTCTATGCTAAGAATTGTAGGAATTAATGCGCAATGCCCTTGTGATGATGTAGAATACAGCCTTTTTACCGGCCAGGCTACCACACCTGTAGAGTATGGACTGAAACCCTACAGGGTAGAGATTATAAGCAATACCTATATAAGGGTATATAACTAA